Proteins encoded in a region of the Homo sapiens chromosome 9, GRCh38.p14 Primary Assembly genome:
- the PKN3 gene encoding serine/threonine-protein kinase N3 isoform X1: MRGERPPPPQGGNLWPGPSQWPPEDEKEVIRRAIQKELKIKEGVENLRRVATDRRHLGHVQQLLRSSNRRLEQLHGELRELHARILLPGPGPGPAEPVASGPRPWAEQLRARHLEALRRQLHVELKVKQGAENMTHTCASGTPKERKLLAAAQQMLRDSQLKVALLRMKISSLEASGSPEPGPELLAEELQHRLHVEAAVAEGAKNVVKLLSSRRTQDRKALAEAQAQLQESSQKLDLLRLALEQLLEQLPPAHPLRSRVTRELRAAVPGYPQPSGTPVKPTALTGTLQVRLLGCEQLLTAVPGRSPAAALASSPSEGWLRTKAKHQRGRGELASEVLAVLKVDNRVVGQTGWGQVAEQSWDQTFVIPLERARELEIGVHWRDWRQLCGVAFLRLEDFLDNACHQLSLSLVPQGLLFAQVTFCDPVIERRPRLQRQERIFSKRRGQDFLRASQMNLGMAAWGRLVMNLLPPCSSPSTISPPKGCPRTPTTLREASDPATPSNFLPKKTPLGEEMTPPPKPPRLYLPQEPTSEETPRTKRPHMEPRTRRGPSPPASPTRKPPRLQDFRCLAVLGRGHFGKVLLVQFKGTGKYYAIKALKKQEVLSRDEIESLYCEKRILEAVGCTGHPFLLSLLACFQTSSHACFVTEFVPGGDLMMQIHEDVFPEPQARFYVACVVLGLQFLHEKKIIYRDLKLDNLLLDAQGFLKIADFGLCKEGIGFGDRTSTFCGTPEFLAPEVLTQEAYTRAVDWWGLGVLLYEMLVGECPFPGDTEEEVFDCIVNMDAPYPGFLSVQGLEFIQKLLQKCPEKRLGAGEQDAEEIKVQPFFRTTNWQALLARTIQPPFVPTLCGPADLRYFEGEFTGLPPALTPPAPHSLLTARQQAAFRDFDFVSERFLEP; encoded by the exons ATGAGAGGGGAGCGGCCTCCCCCGCCCCAGGGCGGGAACCTTTGG CCTGGGCCGAGCCAGTGGCCCCCAGAGGATGAGAAGGAGGTGATCCGCCGGGCCATCCAGAAAGAGCTGAAGATCAAGGAGGGGGTGGAGAACCTGCGGCGCGTGGCCACAGACCGCCGCCACTTGGGCCATGTGCAGCAGCTGCTGCGGTCCTCCAACCGCCGCCTGGAGCAGCTGCATGGCGAGCTGCGGGAGCTGCACGCCCGAATCCTGCTGCccggccctgggcctggcccagctg AGCCTGTGGCCTCAGGACCCCGGCCGTGGGCAGAGCAGCTCAGGGCTCGGCACCTAGAGGCTCTCCGGAGGCAGCTGCATGTGGAGCTGAAGGTGAAGCAGGGGGCTGAGAACATGACCCACACGTGCGCCAGTGGCACCCCCAAG GAGAGGAAGCTCCTGGCAGCTGCCCAGCAGATGCTGCGGGACAGCCAGCTGAAGGTGGCCCTGCTGCGGATGAAGATCAGCAGCCTGGAGGCCAGTGGGTCCCCGGAGCCAG GGCCTGAGCTGCTGGCGGAGGAGCTACAGCATCGACTGCACGTTGAGGCAGCTGTGGCTGAGGGCGCCAAGAACGTGGTGAAACTGCTTAGTAGCCGGAGAACACAGGACCGCAAGGCACTGGCTGAG GCCCAGGCCCAGCTACAGGAGTCCTCTCAGAAACTGGACCTCCTGCGCCTGGCCTTGGAGCAGCTGCTGGAGCAACTGCCTCCTGCCCACCCTTTGCGCAGCAGAGTGACCCGAGAGTTGCGGGCTGCGGTGCCTGGATACCCCCAGCCTTCAGGGACACCTGTGAAGCCCACCGCCCTAACAG GGACACTGCAGGTCCGCCTCCTGGGCTGTGAACAGTTGCTGACAGCCGTGCCTGGGCGCTCCCCAGCGGCCGCACTGGCCAGCAGCCCCTCCGAGGGCTGGCTTCGGACCAAGGCCAAGCACCAGCGTGGCCGAGGCGAGCTTGCCA GCGAGGTGCTGGCTGTGCTAAAGGTGGACAACCGTGTTGTGGGGCAGACGGGCTGGGGGCAGGTGGCCGAACAGTCCTGGGACCAGACCTTTGTCATCCCACTGGAGCGA GCCCGTGAGCTGGAGATTGGGGTACACTGGCGGGACTGGCGGCAGCTATGTGGCGTGGCCTTCCTGAGACTTGAGGACTTCCTGGACAATGCCTGTCACCAACTGTCCCTCAGCCTGGTACCGCAGGGACTGCTTTTTGCCCAG GTGACCTTCTGCGATCCTGTCATTGAGAGGCGGCCCCGGCTGCAGAGGCAGGAACGCATCTTCTCTAAACGCAGAG GCCAGGACTTCCTGAGGGCTTCGCAGATGAACCTCGGCATGGCGGCCTGGGGGCGCCTCGTCATGAACCTGCTGCCCCCCTGCAGCTCCCCGAGCACAATCAGCCCCCCTAAAGGATGCCCTCGGACCCCAACAACACTGCGAGAGGCCTCTGACCCTGCCACTCCCAG TAATTTCCTGCCCAAGAAGACCCCCTTGGGTGAAGAGATGACACCCCCACCCAAGCCCCCACGCCTCTACCTCCCCCAGGAGCCAACATCCGAGGAGACTCCG CGCACCAAACGTCCCCATATGGAGCCTAGGACTCGACGTGGGCCATCTCCACCAGCCTCCCCCACCAG GAAACCCCCTCGGCTTCAGGACTTCCGCTGCTTAGCTGTGCTGGGCCGGGGACACTTTGGGAAG GTCCTCCTGGTCCAGTTCAAGGGGACAGGGAAATACTACGCCATCAAAGCACTGAAGAAGCAGGAGGTGCTCAGCCGGGACGAGATAGAGAG CCTGTACTGCGAGAAGCGGATCCTGGAGGCTGTGGGCTGCACAGGGCACCCTTTCCTGCTCTCCCTCCTTGCCTGCTTCCAGACCTCCAGCCATGCCTGCTTTGTGACTGAGTTTGTGCCTGGTGGTGACCTCATGATGCAGATCCACGAGGATGTCTTCCCCGAGCCCCAGGCCCG CTTCTACGTGGCTTGTGTTGTCCTGGGGCTGCAGTTCTTACACGAGAAGAAGATCATTTACAG GGACCTGAAGTTGGATAACCTTCTGCTGGATGCCCAGGGATTCCTGAAGATCGCAGACTTTGGACTCTGCAAGGAAG GGATCGGCTTCGGGGACCGGACTAGCACCTTCTGTGGCACCCCGGAGTTCCTGGCTCCCGAGGTGCTGACCCAGGAGGCATACACACGGGCTGTGGACTGGTGGGGGCTGGGTGTGCTGCTCTACGAGATGCTGGTGGGTGAG TGCCCGTTCCCAGGGGACACAGAGGAAGAGGTGTTTGACTGCATCGTCAACATGGACGCCCCCTACCCCGGCTTTCTGTCGGTGCAAGGGCTTGAGTTCATTCAGAAG CTCCTCCAGAAGTGCCCGGAGAAGCGCCTCGGGGCAGGTGAGCAGGATGCCGAGGAGATCAAGGTCCAGCCATTCTTCAGG ACCACCAACTGGCAAGCCCTGCTCGCCCGCACCATCCAGCCCCCCTTCGTGCCTACCCTGTGTGGCCCTGCGGACCTGCGCTACTTTGAGGGCGAGTTCACAGGGCTGCCGCCTGCCCTGACCCCACCTGCACCCCACAGCCTCCTCACTGCCCGCCAACAGGCCGCCTTCCGGGACTTCGACTTTGTGTCAGAGCGATTCCTGGAACCCTGA
- the PKN3 gene encoding serine/threonine-protein kinase N3 isoform 2 (isoform 2 is encoded by transcript variant 2) gives MEEGAPRQPGPSQWPPEDEKEVIRRAIQKELKIKEGVENLRRVATDRRHLGHVQQLLRSSNRRLEQLHGELRELHARILLPGPGPGPAEPVASGPRPWAEQLRARHLEALRRQLHVELKVKQGAENMTHTCASGTPKERKLLAAAQQMLRDSQLKVALLRMKISSLEASGSPEPGPELLAEELQHRLHVEAAVAEGAKNVVKLLSSRRTQDRKALAEAQAQLQESSQKLDLLRLALEQLLEQLPPAHPLRSRVTRELRAAVPGYPQPSGTPVKPTALTGTLQVRLLGCEQLLTAVPGRSPAAALASSPSEGWLRTKAKHQRGRGELASEVLAVLKVDNRVVGQTGWGQVAEQSWDQTFVIPLERARELEIGVHWRDWRQLCGVAFLRLEDFLDNACHQLSLSLVPQGLLFAQVTFCDPVIERRPRLQRQERIFSKRRGQDFLRASQMNLGMAAWGRLVMNLLPPCSSPSTISPPKGCPRTPTTLREASDPATPSNFLPKKTPLGEEMTPPPKPPRLYLPQEPTSEETPRTKRPHMEPRTRRGPSPPASPTRKPPRLQDFRCLAVLGRGHFGKVLLVQFKGTGKYYAIKALKKQEVLSRDEIESLYCEKRILEAVGCTGHPFLLSLLACFQTSSHACFVTEFVPGGDLMMQIHEDVFPEPQARFYVACVVLGLQFLHEKKIIYRDLKLDNLLLDAQGFLKIADFGLCKEGIGFGDRTSTFCGTPEFLAPEVLTQEAYTRAVDWWGLGVLLYEMLVGECPFPGDTEEEVFDCIVNMDAPYPGFLSVQGLEFIQKLLQKCPEKRLGADHQLASPARPHHPAPLRAYPVWPCGPALL, from the exons ATGGAGGAGGGGGCGCCGCGGCAG CCTGGGCCGAGCCAGTGGCCCCCAGAGGATGAGAAGGAGGTGATCCGCCGGGCCATCCAGAAAGAGCTGAAGATCAAGGAGGGGGTGGAGAACCTGCGGCGCGTGGCCACAGACCGCCGCCACTTGGGCCATGTGCAGCAGCTGCTGCGGTCCTCCAACCGCCGCCTGGAGCAGCTGCATGGCGAGCTGCGGGAGCTGCACGCCCGAATCCTGCTGCccggccctgggcctggcccagctg AGCCTGTGGCCTCAGGACCCCGGCCGTGGGCAGAGCAGCTCAGGGCTCGGCACCTAGAGGCTCTCCGGAGGCAGCTGCATGTGGAGCTGAAGGTGAAGCAGGGGGCTGAGAACATGACCCACACGTGCGCCAGTGGCACCCCCAAG GAGAGGAAGCTCCTGGCAGCTGCCCAGCAGATGCTGCGGGACAGCCAGCTGAAGGTGGCCCTGCTGCGGATGAAGATCAGCAGCCTGGAGGCCAGTGGGTCCCCGGAGCCAG GGCCTGAGCTGCTGGCGGAGGAGCTACAGCATCGACTGCACGTTGAGGCAGCTGTGGCTGAGGGCGCCAAGAACGTGGTGAAACTGCTTAGTAGCCGGAGAACACAGGACCGCAAGGCACTGGCTGAG GCCCAGGCCCAGCTACAGGAGTCCTCTCAGAAACTGGACCTCCTGCGCCTGGCCTTGGAGCAGCTGCTGGAGCAACTGCCTCCTGCCCACCCTTTGCGCAGCAGAGTGACCCGAGAGTTGCGGGCTGCGGTGCCTGGATACCCCCAGCCTTCAGGGACACCTGTGAAGCCCACCGCCCTAACAG GGACACTGCAGGTCCGCCTCCTGGGCTGTGAACAGTTGCTGACAGCCGTGCCTGGGCGCTCCCCAGCGGCCGCACTGGCCAGCAGCCCCTCCGAGGGCTGGCTTCGGACCAAGGCCAAGCACCAGCGTGGCCGAGGCGAGCTTGCCA GCGAGGTGCTGGCTGTGCTAAAGGTGGACAACCGTGTTGTGGGGCAGACGGGCTGGGGGCAGGTGGCCGAACAGTCCTGGGACCAGACCTTTGTCATCCCACTGGAGCGA GCCCGTGAGCTGGAGATTGGGGTACACTGGCGGGACTGGCGGCAGCTATGTGGCGTGGCCTTCCTGAGACTTGAGGACTTCCTGGACAATGCCTGTCACCAACTGTCCCTCAGCCTGGTACCGCAGGGACTGCTTTTTGCCCAG GTGACCTTCTGCGATCCTGTCATTGAGAGGCGGCCCCGGCTGCAGAGGCAGGAACGCATCTTCTCTAAACGCAGAG GCCAGGACTTCCTGAGGGCTTCGCAGATGAACCTCGGCATGGCGGCCTGGGGGCGCCTCGTCATGAACCTGCTGCCCCCCTGCAGCTCCCCGAGCACAATCAGCCCCCCTAAAGGATGCCCTCGGACCCCAACAACACTGCGAGAGGCCTCTGACCCTGCCACTCCCAG TAATTTCCTGCCCAAGAAGACCCCCTTGGGTGAAGAGATGACACCCCCACCCAAGCCCCCACGCCTCTACCTCCCCCAGGAGCCAACATCCGAGGAGACTCCG CGCACCAAACGTCCCCATATGGAGCCTAGGACTCGACGTGGGCCATCTCCACCAGCCTCCCCCACCAG GAAACCCCCTCGGCTTCAGGACTTCCGCTGCTTAGCTGTGCTGGGCCGGGGACACTTTGGGAAG GTCCTCCTGGTCCAGTTCAAGGGGACAGGGAAATACTACGCCATCAAAGCACTGAAGAAGCAGGAGGTGCTCAGCCGGGACGAGATAGAGAG CCTGTACTGCGAGAAGCGGATCCTGGAGGCTGTGGGCTGCACAGGGCACCCTTTCCTGCTCTCCCTCCTTGCCTGCTTCCAGACCTCCAGCCATGCCTGCTTTGTGACTGAGTTTGTGCCTGGTGGTGACCTCATGATGCAGATCCACGAGGATGTCTTCCCCGAGCCCCAGGCCCG CTTCTACGTGGCTTGTGTTGTCCTGGGGCTGCAGTTCTTACACGAGAAGAAGATCATTTACAG GGACCTGAAGTTGGATAACCTTCTGCTGGATGCCCAGGGATTCCTGAAGATCGCAGACTTTGGACTCTGCAAGGAAG GGATCGGCTTCGGGGACCGGACTAGCACCTTCTGTGGCACCCCGGAGTTCCTGGCTCCCGAGGTGCTGACCCAGGAGGCATACACACGGGCTGTGGACTGGTGGGGGCTGGGTGTGCTGCTCTACGAGATGCTGGTGGGTGAG TGCCCGTTCCCAGGGGACACAGAGGAAGAGGTGTTTGACTGCATCGTCAACATGGACGCCCCCTACCCCGGCTTTCTGTCGGTGCAAGGGCTTGAGTTCATTCAGAAG CTCCTCCAGAAGTGCCCGGAGAAGCGCCTCGGGGCAG ACCACCAACTGGCAAGCCCTGCTCGCCCGCACCATCCAGCCCCCCTTCGTGCCTACCCTGTGTGGCCCTGCGGACCTGCGCTACTTTGA
- the PKN3 gene encoding serine/threonine-protein kinase N3 isoform 1 (isoform 1 is encoded by transcript variant 1), giving the protein MEEGAPRQPGPSQWPPEDEKEVIRRAIQKELKIKEGVENLRRVATDRRHLGHVQQLLRSSNRRLEQLHGELRELHARILLPGPGPGPAEPVASGPRPWAEQLRARHLEALRRQLHVELKVKQGAENMTHTCASGTPKERKLLAAAQQMLRDSQLKVALLRMKISSLEASGSPEPGPELLAEELQHRLHVEAAVAEGAKNVVKLLSSRRTQDRKALAEAQAQLQESSQKLDLLRLALEQLLEQLPPAHPLRSRVTRELRAAVPGYPQPSGTPVKPTALTGTLQVRLLGCEQLLTAVPGRSPAAALASSPSEGWLRTKAKHQRGRGELASEVLAVLKVDNRVVGQTGWGQVAEQSWDQTFVIPLERARELEIGVHWRDWRQLCGVAFLRLEDFLDNACHQLSLSLVPQGLLFAQVTFCDPVIERRPRLQRQERIFSKRRGQDFLRASQMNLGMAAWGRLVMNLLPPCSSPSTISPPKGCPRTPTTLREASDPATPSNFLPKKTPLGEEMTPPPKPPRLYLPQEPTSEETPRTKRPHMEPRTRRGPSPPASPTRKPPRLQDFRCLAVLGRGHFGKVLLVQFKGTGKYYAIKALKKQEVLSRDEIESLYCEKRILEAVGCTGHPFLLSLLACFQTSSHACFVTEFVPGGDLMMQIHEDVFPEPQARFYVACVVLGLQFLHEKKIIYRDLKLDNLLLDAQGFLKIADFGLCKEGIGFGDRTSTFCGTPEFLAPEVLTQEAYTRAVDWWGLGVLLYEMLVGECPFPGDTEEEVFDCIVNMDAPYPGFLSVQGLEFIQKLLQKCPEKRLGAGEQDAEEIKVQPFFRTTNWQALLARTIQPPFVPTLCGPADLRYFEGEFTGLPPALTPPAPHSLLTARQQAAFRDFDFVSERFLEP; this is encoded by the exons ATGGAGGAGGGGGCGCCGCGGCAG CCTGGGCCGAGCCAGTGGCCCCCAGAGGATGAGAAGGAGGTGATCCGCCGGGCCATCCAGAAAGAGCTGAAGATCAAGGAGGGGGTGGAGAACCTGCGGCGCGTGGCCACAGACCGCCGCCACTTGGGCCATGTGCAGCAGCTGCTGCGGTCCTCCAACCGCCGCCTGGAGCAGCTGCATGGCGAGCTGCGGGAGCTGCACGCCCGAATCCTGCTGCccggccctgggcctggcccagctg AGCCTGTGGCCTCAGGACCCCGGCCGTGGGCAGAGCAGCTCAGGGCTCGGCACCTAGAGGCTCTCCGGAGGCAGCTGCATGTGGAGCTGAAGGTGAAGCAGGGGGCTGAGAACATGACCCACACGTGCGCCAGTGGCACCCCCAAG GAGAGGAAGCTCCTGGCAGCTGCCCAGCAGATGCTGCGGGACAGCCAGCTGAAGGTGGCCCTGCTGCGGATGAAGATCAGCAGCCTGGAGGCCAGTGGGTCCCCGGAGCCAG GGCCTGAGCTGCTGGCGGAGGAGCTACAGCATCGACTGCACGTTGAGGCAGCTGTGGCTGAGGGCGCCAAGAACGTGGTGAAACTGCTTAGTAGCCGGAGAACACAGGACCGCAAGGCACTGGCTGAG GCCCAGGCCCAGCTACAGGAGTCCTCTCAGAAACTGGACCTCCTGCGCCTGGCCTTGGAGCAGCTGCTGGAGCAACTGCCTCCTGCCCACCCTTTGCGCAGCAGAGTGACCCGAGAGTTGCGGGCTGCGGTGCCTGGATACCCCCAGCCTTCAGGGACACCTGTGAAGCCCACCGCCCTAACAG GGACACTGCAGGTCCGCCTCCTGGGCTGTGAACAGTTGCTGACAGCCGTGCCTGGGCGCTCCCCAGCGGCCGCACTGGCCAGCAGCCCCTCCGAGGGCTGGCTTCGGACCAAGGCCAAGCACCAGCGTGGCCGAGGCGAGCTTGCCA GCGAGGTGCTGGCTGTGCTAAAGGTGGACAACCGTGTTGTGGGGCAGACGGGCTGGGGGCAGGTGGCCGAACAGTCCTGGGACCAGACCTTTGTCATCCCACTGGAGCGA GCCCGTGAGCTGGAGATTGGGGTACACTGGCGGGACTGGCGGCAGCTATGTGGCGTGGCCTTCCTGAGACTTGAGGACTTCCTGGACAATGCCTGTCACCAACTGTCCCTCAGCCTGGTACCGCAGGGACTGCTTTTTGCCCAG GTGACCTTCTGCGATCCTGTCATTGAGAGGCGGCCCCGGCTGCAGAGGCAGGAACGCATCTTCTCTAAACGCAGAG GCCAGGACTTCCTGAGGGCTTCGCAGATGAACCTCGGCATGGCGGCCTGGGGGCGCCTCGTCATGAACCTGCTGCCCCCCTGCAGCTCCCCGAGCACAATCAGCCCCCCTAAAGGATGCCCTCGGACCCCAACAACACTGCGAGAGGCCTCTGACCCTGCCACTCCCAG TAATTTCCTGCCCAAGAAGACCCCCTTGGGTGAAGAGATGACACCCCCACCCAAGCCCCCACGCCTCTACCTCCCCCAGGAGCCAACATCCGAGGAGACTCCG CGCACCAAACGTCCCCATATGGAGCCTAGGACTCGACGTGGGCCATCTCCACCAGCCTCCCCCACCAG GAAACCCCCTCGGCTTCAGGACTTCCGCTGCTTAGCTGTGCTGGGCCGGGGACACTTTGGGAAG GTCCTCCTGGTCCAGTTCAAGGGGACAGGGAAATACTACGCCATCAAAGCACTGAAGAAGCAGGAGGTGCTCAGCCGGGACGAGATAGAGAG CCTGTACTGCGAGAAGCGGATCCTGGAGGCTGTGGGCTGCACAGGGCACCCTTTCCTGCTCTCCCTCCTTGCCTGCTTCCAGACCTCCAGCCATGCCTGCTTTGTGACTGAGTTTGTGCCTGGTGGTGACCTCATGATGCAGATCCACGAGGATGTCTTCCCCGAGCCCCAGGCCCG CTTCTACGTGGCTTGTGTTGTCCTGGGGCTGCAGTTCTTACACGAGAAGAAGATCATTTACAG GGACCTGAAGTTGGATAACCTTCTGCTGGATGCCCAGGGATTCCTGAAGATCGCAGACTTTGGACTCTGCAAGGAAG GGATCGGCTTCGGGGACCGGACTAGCACCTTCTGTGGCACCCCGGAGTTCCTGGCTCCCGAGGTGCTGACCCAGGAGGCATACACACGGGCTGTGGACTGGTGGGGGCTGGGTGTGCTGCTCTACGAGATGCTGGTGGGTGAG TGCCCGTTCCCAGGGGACACAGAGGAAGAGGTGTTTGACTGCATCGTCAACATGGACGCCCCCTACCCCGGCTTTCTGTCGGTGCAAGGGCTTGAGTTCATTCAGAAG CTCCTCCAGAAGTGCCCGGAGAAGCGCCTCGGGGCAGGTGAGCAGGATGCCGAGGAGATCAAGGTCCAGCCATTCTTCAGG ACCACCAACTGGCAAGCCCTGCTCGCCCGCACCATCCAGCCCCCCTTCGTGCCTACCCTGTGTGGCCCTGCGGACCTGCGCTACTTTGAGGGCGAGTTCACAGGGCTGCCGCCTGCCCTGACCCCACCTGCACCCCACAGCCTCCTCACTGCCCGCCAACAGGCCGCCTTCCGGGACTTCGACTTTGTGTCAGAGCGATTCCTGGAACCCTGA
- the PKN3 gene encoding serine/threonine-protein kinase N3 isoform X3, with amino-acid sequence MRGERPPPPQGGNLWPGPSQWPPEDEKEVIRRAIQKELKIKEGVENLRRVATDRRHLGHVQQLLRSSNRRLEQLHGELRELHARILLPGPGPGPAEPVASGPRPWAEQLRARHLEALRRQLHVELKVKQGAENMTHTCASGTPKERKLLAAAQQMLRDSQLKVALLRMKISSLEASGSPEPGPELLAEELQHRLHVEAAVAEGAKNVVKLLSSRRTQDRKALAEAQAQLQESSQKLDLLRLALEQLLEQLPPAHPLRSRVTRELRAAVPGYPQPSGTPVKPTALTGTLQVRLLGCEQLLTAVPGRSPAAALASSPSEGWLRTKAKHQRGRGELASEVLAVLKVDNRVVGQTGWGQVAEQSWDQTFVIPLERARELEIGVHWRDWRQLCGVAFLRLEDFLDNACHQLSLSLVPQGLLFAQVTFCDPVIERRPRLQRQERIFSKRRGQDFLRASQMNLGMAAWGRLVMNLLPPCSSPSTISPPKGCPRTPTTLREASDPATPSNFLPKKTPLGEEMTPPPKPPRLYLPQEPTSEETPRTKRPHMEPRTRRGPSPPASPTRKPPRLQDFRCLAVLGRGHFGKVLLVQFKGTGKYYAIKALKKQEVLSRDEIESLYCEKRILEAVGCTGHPFLLSLLACFQTSSHACFVTEFVPGGDLMMQIHEDVFPEPQARFYVACVVLGLQFLHEKKIIYRDLKLDNLLLDAQGFLKIADFGLCKEGIGFGDRTSTFCGTPEFLAPEVLTQEAYTRAVDWWGLGVLLYEMLVGECPFPGDTEEEVFDCIVNMDAPYPGFLSVQGLEFIQKLLQKCPEKRLGADHQLASPARPHHPAPLRAYPVWPCGPALL; translated from the exons ATGAGAGGGGAGCGGCCTCCCCCGCCCCAGGGCGGGAACCTTTGG CCTGGGCCGAGCCAGTGGCCCCCAGAGGATGAGAAGGAGGTGATCCGCCGGGCCATCCAGAAAGAGCTGAAGATCAAGGAGGGGGTGGAGAACCTGCGGCGCGTGGCCACAGACCGCCGCCACTTGGGCCATGTGCAGCAGCTGCTGCGGTCCTCCAACCGCCGCCTGGAGCAGCTGCATGGCGAGCTGCGGGAGCTGCACGCCCGAATCCTGCTGCccggccctgggcctggcccagctg AGCCTGTGGCCTCAGGACCCCGGCCGTGGGCAGAGCAGCTCAGGGCTCGGCACCTAGAGGCTCTCCGGAGGCAGCTGCATGTGGAGCTGAAGGTGAAGCAGGGGGCTGAGAACATGACCCACACGTGCGCCAGTGGCACCCCCAAG GAGAGGAAGCTCCTGGCAGCTGCCCAGCAGATGCTGCGGGACAGCCAGCTGAAGGTGGCCCTGCTGCGGATGAAGATCAGCAGCCTGGAGGCCAGTGGGTCCCCGGAGCCAG GGCCTGAGCTGCTGGCGGAGGAGCTACAGCATCGACTGCACGTTGAGGCAGCTGTGGCTGAGGGCGCCAAGAACGTGGTGAAACTGCTTAGTAGCCGGAGAACACAGGACCGCAAGGCACTGGCTGAG GCCCAGGCCCAGCTACAGGAGTCCTCTCAGAAACTGGACCTCCTGCGCCTGGCCTTGGAGCAGCTGCTGGAGCAACTGCCTCCTGCCCACCCTTTGCGCAGCAGAGTGACCCGAGAGTTGCGGGCTGCGGTGCCTGGATACCCCCAGCCTTCAGGGACACCTGTGAAGCCCACCGCCCTAACAG GGACACTGCAGGTCCGCCTCCTGGGCTGTGAACAGTTGCTGACAGCCGTGCCTGGGCGCTCCCCAGCGGCCGCACTGGCCAGCAGCCCCTCCGAGGGCTGGCTTCGGACCAAGGCCAAGCACCAGCGTGGCCGAGGCGAGCTTGCCA GCGAGGTGCTGGCTGTGCTAAAGGTGGACAACCGTGTTGTGGGGCAGACGGGCTGGGGGCAGGTGGCCGAACAGTCCTGGGACCAGACCTTTGTCATCCCACTGGAGCGA GCCCGTGAGCTGGAGATTGGGGTACACTGGCGGGACTGGCGGCAGCTATGTGGCGTGGCCTTCCTGAGACTTGAGGACTTCCTGGACAATGCCTGTCACCAACTGTCCCTCAGCCTGGTACCGCAGGGACTGCTTTTTGCCCAG GTGACCTTCTGCGATCCTGTCATTGAGAGGCGGCCCCGGCTGCAGAGGCAGGAACGCATCTTCTCTAAACGCAGAG GCCAGGACTTCCTGAGGGCTTCGCAGATGAACCTCGGCATGGCGGCCTGGGGGCGCCTCGTCATGAACCTGCTGCCCCCCTGCAGCTCCCCGAGCACAATCAGCCCCCCTAAAGGATGCCCTCGGACCCCAACAACACTGCGAGAGGCCTCTGACCCTGCCACTCCCAG TAATTTCCTGCCCAAGAAGACCCCCTTGGGTGAAGAGATGACACCCCCACCCAAGCCCCCACGCCTCTACCTCCCCCAGGAGCCAACATCCGAGGAGACTCCG CGCACCAAACGTCCCCATATGGAGCCTAGGACTCGACGTGGGCCATCTCCACCAGCCTCCCCCACCAG GAAACCCCCTCGGCTTCAGGACTTCCGCTGCTTAGCTGTGCTGGGCCGGGGACACTTTGGGAAG GTCCTCCTGGTCCAGTTCAAGGGGACAGGGAAATACTACGCCATCAAAGCACTGAAGAAGCAGGAGGTGCTCAGCCGGGACGAGATAGAGAG CCTGTACTGCGAGAAGCGGATCCTGGAGGCTGTGGGCTGCACAGGGCACCCTTTCCTGCTCTCCCTCCTTGCCTGCTTCCAGACCTCCAGCCATGCCTGCTTTGTGACTGAGTTTGTGCCTGGTGGTGACCTCATGATGCAGATCCACGAGGATGTCTTCCCCGAGCCCCAGGCCCG CTTCTACGTGGCTTGTGTTGTCCTGGGGCTGCAGTTCTTACACGAGAAGAAGATCATTTACAG GGACCTGAAGTTGGATAACCTTCTGCTGGATGCCCAGGGATTCCTGAAGATCGCAGACTTTGGACTCTGCAAGGAAG GGATCGGCTTCGGGGACCGGACTAGCACCTTCTGTGGCACCCCGGAGTTCCTGGCTCCCGAGGTGCTGACCCAGGAGGCATACACACGGGCTGTGGACTGGTGGGGGCTGGGTGTGCTGCTCTACGAGATGCTGGTGGGTGAG TGCCCGTTCCCAGGGGACACAGAGGAAGAGGTGTTTGACTGCATCGTCAACATGGACGCCCCCTACCCCGGCTTTCTGTCGGTGCAAGGGCTTGAGTTCATTCAGAAG CTCCTCCAGAAGTGCCCGGAGAAGCGCCTCGGGGCAG ACCACCAACTGGCAAGCCCTGCTCGCCCGCACCATCCAGCCCCCCTTCGTGCCTACCCTGTGTGGCCCTGCGGACCTGCGCTACTTTGA